CCTGTAGATATTGAACGGATGATCGAAGCTAGGTCCAACGCTCCAAGAGATGATGAGGTCAAAGGTTCCTTTTGTCATTCTGTCAGCCCAGACAGAGTAGTCTGGGAATTCTGTTTTCACATCGATTCCGATGCTTCTCAGGTTCTTCGCGATCATCTCACACATCATCATCCAGTCTGTCCATCCATACGGAACAGAGATCGTATACGGTCCGAGTTTTGTTCCATCAGGACCTACTCTCACACCATCTGGTCCTTTTTTATACCCCGCTTCGTCCAGGATCTTGCTAGCCATCTCGAGATCGAATGGCACCCTTCCATCTTCTGTTTCGAAAGTCTTCTTTGCAAGGTCGTAGTCTATGTACTGCTTGTAAGGTTCAAACAAGTCTATGACCATAGAAGGATGAGCCTGGCTTCCATATCCGAAGTATGCCTTCTTGAGCATTTCGTTGTACGGAATGGCATAAGCGATCGCTTTTCTGACGGCGGGATCATTCAGACCTGGTTTGGTGTTGTTGATATACACGAATCCCACACCATCAGGAATGAAGTAGGGTTCTTTACTGTACCATGTTCCGATCGGAAGACCTTTCTTCTCCCAGAGCTCCCACACGCTTGGGATGAAGAGACCGTTCCAGTCGATGTCTCCTCTCTCAAACGCCAGACTCGCGCTCGGGTTGTCTTTGTAGATGACGTGAGCCAAGTACTTAGGTCTTGGAAGTCCGAATATGTCTTTACCCCACCAGTCATCGATTCTCTGGTACACAACGATGTTGGGATCGTAGTAGTAAAGTTTGTACGGACCGGAAACAACCTGTTCTTCAGGTTTGTCGTTGACCCAATCTTTTATATTCATCTGAGCTCTTACTCTCTCGTAAACGTGCTTGGGCATTGGCTGGGCTCCCAGAGAGTAAGTGAGGAACTGGAAATAATTAAGGTTCTCTTCTTTTGCCTTGAATTCGACTACTTTGGTGTCTACAGCCTTCACGTACTCAATGTAGGTGTCCCATCCACTGCCAGGTCCTATGCCAAGTTCTTTTGTCAACTCCAGTGCGTAGACGAAATCTTCCGCAGTGATCGGTACTCCATCGCTCCATCTTGCCTCAGGCCTGATGTAGATTCTCAGAGTCTTGTCATCCACGAATTCGTACCTTTCTGCGATAACGGGAATCCATGCGTCCCTTCCAAGATCATACTGGAAAGCCGGAAGATACATGAAGTGATCTGTACCCCATGTGGACTGCGGTGCGTAAAGGTTCCAAGTTGTAGCAGGTCCCCAGAGAGCTCCACCAATGTAAACGGTATCTTCACGTGGCAGAGAAACTTGGGCCATCAAACTGGACAGAGCCACGAGGACCAAAAGCAACACAACAAACCGTTTCATAATGACACCTCCTCATATAGGATGGATTAATTCACATTCTTCAAAAATTCTTCGATCACGTAAATATTCCCTCCAACCAGCGAAGGAGGCACTTCCTTAAAGATGGTGTCCCTTATTACAACGAACGCTATCTCTTTTTCTGTAATTCTGTCGAGCTCTCTTTTTATGAAGGAGCCAAACGTTTCCCACAGGTCGTTCACGATTCCTCCAAGAACGATCACACCCGGGTTCAAAAAGTAGATCACGTTTTTTAGGACAACTGCCACACAGCGAAGATAATTTTCCATGATTTTTCTTACGCGCTCTTCTCCAGAAAACCACAATCTCTTGAGATGGCGAAACTTCTCCTCAAGAAACTCTCCCCGAAGGCTTGTCTGTTTTTCCACTTCGGCGACGAGCCTCGATATGGAGAGGAAATCTTCCACTTCTTTGTCACTTGAGATATCCAAGACGACGTGACCAATTTCACCTGCAGCGAAATTCTCGCCTCTGACGATTTTCCTGTTGACAGAAATCGCTCCTCCTATACCTTCACCAAAGTAGAGAAAGAATGAAACACTGGAGTCTTTCACGTCTTGAGAAAAGAACTCTTCGGCGAGCAAAGAAAGGTTCGAATCGTTTTCCACCAGGATGTCCATTTCCAAATTTTTGAATTCTTCTCGAAAATCGACATCTCTCCAGCCAAGGTTGGGGGCGTGGATCAAAAATTTCTTTTTGGTGTTCACGATTCCTGGAAGGGAGAAAACCACCTTCGTGATACTCTCGTTCAACGTATGAGTTTTAAGAATGTTTTCGTAAGAGGAAAACACTCTTTGCTTGAATTTTTCGAAGCTTTTTGGAGTGGAAAACCTCTCAACAATCCTCCAGGCACCATCCAAAAAACCGACAGCCACAAGCGTTTCAAGGACCTCCACGTTGTATATGATCGCTGTAACGAATGATCTTGTTGGTCCATAGGTTACAGCTCGCCTTCTCCGACCAGTTGCCATTCCCTTTTCCTCGATCAATCCTTCGTTCATCAATTCCTCGGTAATTCTCCATATCGCACTCTGAGCAAGACCTGTCTTTTCTGCGATCTCTGTTCTACTGTGTGGACCGCTTTCTATCAGATACCTCAAGATCATTCTTTTGTTTTCTCGTTTCATAGATCTGGGATTGAGTTTTTTGTTCACAAGAACGCCTCCCAATGAAAAAGTTGCGTTCTATCTTCCTCAGAAAGAAATTATAGCGTTTTGTCGCAGAAAATACAAACACGATTAATGGTTATTTTTAGAATCTATGGACAAATACGATGAATTATTTGGGATTATCGTTTGAATTCTCATGTTTTCTTTGAGTTACAACTGCTTTCGTCTCCAAGGATGGTCATCCAAAGGATTGGATGGTATCATTATTTGAAACATATGAGAATTGTCCTCGCCACCAAAGTCCTTCCAGAAGGGGAAAAAGTATGTGCTGTTGTGGTTGAGCACCCTTCTGAAATCGATGGATCAAAGCTTTCCACAGATTACTCTACGGTCAAAATAAAACCAGGTGATTCCTACTCTTCAAGGACGATCACGAAGGTGTATACAAACAACACCGGTTATCTCTCCTTCAACATCTTTAGCAATCGTGGGAGATTCGTGATCCTGGAACTCTTACCTGAGGACCTAAAGTACATTTGTGTTCAATCCAGAAACGTTTCTCAACACCCATGTAAAATTGAACTACATCGTCTCACAACTTGTTCCTATCATAGACGTGAACGGAAACAAGGTGGAACTTTTCACATTAGAAAAAATAGACGAGAAACATCTCATCATCGATGATTTTCTTCTCTTTACTTTTAAGGATCCAGAGACAGGAATCGAAATACCTTACAGGCTCTTCGTTCAGAAAGACATAGATCCAGATAAAAAGTACTCGCTGGTAGTTTTCCCGCACAGAGCTGGTGAAAGAGGAACAGACAACTATCTACAATTTGCGGGAGATCGTGGTGTCATCATCTGGGCACAGCCGAGGTACCAAGTGGTTCATCCGTGTTTTGTTCTCGTTCCTCAGTGCCCGCCGAACACCAGCTGGTCTACGCTCTTCACTAATAGAACAAATCCCGTCGATCCAGAAAAACCTCTCCTTGCCGTTATAAAGATCATCAAAAAGCTTCTAAACAACACAACATAGGCGAAAAACGAATCTACATCACAGGCCTTTCCATGGAAAGATACGGCACCTGGAGT
This portion of the Thermotoga sp. genome encodes:
- a CDS encoding ROK family transcriptional regulator, which translates into the protein MNKKLNPRSMKRENKRMILRYLIESGPHSRTEIAEKTGLAQSAIWRITEELMNEGLIEEKGMATGRRRRAVTYGPTRSFVTAIIYNVEVLETLVAVGFLDGAWRIVERFSTPKSFEKFKQRVFSSYENILKTHTLNESITKVVFSLPGIVNTKKKFLIHAPNLGWRDVDFREEFKNLEMDILVENDSNLSLLAEEFFSQDVKDSSVSFFLYFGEGIGGAISVNRKIVRGENFAAGEIGHVVLDISSDKEVEDFLSISRLVAEVEKQTSLRGEFLEEKFRHLKRLWFSGEERVRKIMENYLRCVAVVLKNVIYFLNPGVIVLGGIVNDLWETFGSFIKRELDRITEKEIAFVVIRDTIFKEVPPSLVGGNIYVIEEFLKNVN
- a CDS encoding ABC transporter substrate-binding protein produces the protein MKRFVVLLLVLVALSSLMAQVSLPREDTVYIGGALWGPATTWNLYAPQSTWGTDHFMYLPAFQYDLGRDAWIPVIAERYEFVDDKTLRIYIRPEARWSDGVPITAEDFVYALELTKELGIGPGSGWDTYIEYVKAVDTKVVEFKAKEENLNYFQFLTYSLGAQPMPKHVYERVRAQMNIKDWVNDKPEEQVVSGPYKLYYYDPNIVVYQRIDDWWGKDIFGLPRPKYLAHVIYKDNPSASLAFERGDIDWNGLFIPSVWELWEKKGLPIGTWYSKEPYFIPDGVGFVYINNTKPGLNDPAVRKAIAYAIPYNEMLKKAYFGYGSQAHPSMVIDLFEPYKQYIDYDLAKKTFETEDGRVPFDLEMASKILDEAGYKKGPDGVRVGPDGTKLGPYTISVPYGWTDWMMMCEMIAKNLRSIGIDVKTEFPDYSVWADRMTKGTFDLIISWSVGPSFDHPFNIYR